In Microbacterium pumilum, the following proteins share a genomic window:
- a CDS encoding DUF2142 domain-containing protein, protein MPSEGAYRLAVIALTLVMLSGSVLWALVRPPFSGPDELIHYNSVVRVVAGGGWPLPYTARVTDSTVTAAAESGNAYGGQGMAVLPAPDDRSLLLEGDTWQNHGRDQMLQHPPGYYYLLAGVVVALGGPELRWDHAQLAIRMASGVLLAASVPFLVGTARRVTRSRRAGLAGGASALFVAYFANMGGLINNDTLLITACSASIYFVVRARTSVRARAVLLAASGIALGVALLTKGLALLLIPVIVLLAVVAVARLEVPLFRKALLILLPAAIAFVIGGWWWVRNLILLGKVQPNLLGNRAHRDIADPAYSLTEFLQSTVLRLNRTFWSLGLPDLYADIAGVILLAAIVVAIIVSRERATIAILWLFPGLVVVTIMLNAHSIFWDTGDPARGIQGRYLFCGIAALCVTVGCLAQWVARPLGPRARRFGSATFCVAAAAATFAAIAYVFVAEWGAGSSGVETSATAHGISTLWYSVVPILGLLALAGLVTVLLVSPLALDGDREPLPVEAGTAAQSLRRTEE, encoded by the coding sequence ATGCCTTCCGAGGGGGCATATCGCCTCGCTGTGATCGCGCTGACTCTCGTCATGCTGTCCGGCTCCGTGCTGTGGGCGCTCGTGCGCCCGCCATTCTCAGGGCCGGACGAGCTCATCCACTACAACTCGGTTGTCCGCGTCGTAGCAGGTGGTGGGTGGCCACTCCCGTACACGGCGCGGGTGACCGACTCGACGGTCACCGCGGCGGCCGAGTCGGGCAACGCATACGGCGGTCAAGGCATGGCCGTGCTCCCTGCGCCGGATGATCGGTCGCTCCTCCTTGAAGGAGACACTTGGCAGAACCACGGTCGTGACCAGATGCTCCAGCATCCGCCCGGCTACTACTACCTCCTGGCGGGGGTCGTCGTGGCGCTCGGCGGTCCGGAGCTCCGCTGGGATCACGCTCAGCTCGCGATTCGGATGGCGTCAGGCGTGCTGCTCGCGGCCTCCGTGCCGTTTCTGGTCGGCACGGCCCGACGTGTAACCCGCTCACGCCGGGCGGGTCTTGCAGGGGGCGCCTCGGCGCTCTTCGTCGCCTACTTCGCCAACATGGGCGGCTTGATCAACAACGACACGCTGCTCATCACGGCGTGCAGCGCCAGCATCTACTTCGTGGTCCGCGCCCGCACATCCGTTAGGGCTCGCGCGGTCCTGCTTGCAGCGTCTGGGATCGCACTCGGCGTCGCATTGCTGACGAAAGGGCTCGCACTCCTGCTGATTCCGGTCATCGTGCTTCTCGCGGTGGTCGCCGTTGCACGGCTGGAAGTGCCGCTGTTCCGCAAAGCGCTTCTGATTCTGCTGCCGGCCGCCATCGCATTCGTCATCGGCGGGTGGTGGTGGGTCCGCAACCTGATCCTCCTCGGCAAGGTCCAACCCAACCTCCTCGGCAATCGAGCCCATCGAGACATCGCGGATCCGGCCTACAGTCTGACCGAGTTCCTGCAGAGCACCGTCCTGCGACTCAACCGAACTTTCTGGAGCCTCGGGCTTCCCGACCTGTACGCCGACATTGCGGGCGTGATCCTTCTCGCCGCGATCGTCGTCGCGATCATCGTGAGTCGGGAACGAGCCACGATTGCGATTCTGTGGCTGTTCCCTGGACTGGTGGTCGTGACGATCATGCTGAACGCACACAGCATCTTCTGGGACACCGGTGATCCTGCGCGGGGGATTCAGGGAAGATATCTCTTCTGCGGGATCGCGGCCCTCTGCGTGACGGTCGGCTGCCTGGCCCAATGGGTTGCGCGACCTCTCGGGCCGCGAGCGAGACGATTCGGTTCGGCGACCTTCTGTGTCGCGGCTGCGGCGGCGACATTCGCCGCGATCGCCTATGTCTTCGTGGCCGAGTGGGGCGCCGGGAGTTCTGGCGTCGAGACGTCGGCCACCGCGCACGGAATCTCCACGCTGTGGTATTCGGTCGTCCCGATCTTGGGGCTGCTCGCGCTCGCCGGGCTCGTGACGGTCCTGCTGGTGAGTCCGCTTGCACTCGACGGCGACAGGGAGCCCCTGCCCGTCGAGGCGGGCACAGCGGCTCAGTCCTTGCGCCGCACCGAGGAGTAG
- a CDS encoding polysaccharide pyruvyl transferase family protein, with amino-acid sequence MGAYERDNFGDLLYVEVTRGYLASATDTTFAAPFAGDMTAELGVDVPAAGPLLDAEHVDAIWTVGGEVGATDIDYVYRTRFGQDAATALAAMSADDRTTTLRRELGGAVFDAPYVPRPSAHSGTLGADLILNSVGIGSIPHLSRARRYVLEAVLREATYISVRDPRSDAYLTRIGVPHRLAPDLIHTLALNHPRPAASGGWALIHLSDHHLREHTPDAWVRAIHAASSLRGMPLRFFLAGTAPGHDSQAAADRLRDALLELDHGRDIEISTARSTWPRVDEIADSAVWIGGSLHGRIVAQVYRVPRASLAKGKVDAYAETWDADMPSGVTPQTLDAAVTHALGSATHGDVDDLAERAERSIRDGLDAVLAGQARSRDDRMRELLAIRAAEAADLHSWSAQLETAYAHTKTEYVKASADRDALRKELDAVHEEAPAEPPSSIVGKLSRAYSSVRRKD; translated from the coding sequence ATGGGCGCGTATGAAAGAGACAACTTCGGCGACCTCCTCTACGTCGAGGTCACCCGGGGTTACCTCGCCTCAGCCACCGACACGACTTTCGCGGCGCCGTTCGCCGGCGACATGACCGCCGAACTGGGCGTCGATGTGCCCGCCGCCGGTCCCCTTCTCGACGCTGAGCACGTCGACGCCATCTGGACGGTGGGCGGCGAGGTGGGTGCGACCGACATCGACTACGTGTATCGGACCCGATTCGGTCAGGATGCCGCCACAGCGCTCGCGGCGATGAGTGCCGACGATCGCACCACGACTCTCCGCCGCGAGCTCGGCGGGGCCGTGTTCGACGCGCCGTACGTTCCACGGCCCAGCGCTCACTCCGGAACCCTCGGGGCGGACCTCATCCTCAACTCGGTCGGCATCGGCAGCATCCCGCACCTGTCGCGTGCCCGTCGCTACGTCCTCGAAGCGGTGCTGCGCGAAGCCACGTACATCTCGGTTCGAGACCCGCGTTCCGACGCCTACCTGACACGCATCGGCGTTCCGCACCGGCTCGCGCCAGACCTCATCCACACCCTGGCGCTCAATCATCCGCGCCCTGCCGCGTCCGGCGGCTGGGCGCTGATCCACCTCTCCGATCACCATCTGCGCGAGCACACCCCCGATGCGTGGGTCCGCGCCATCCACGCAGCGTCCTCGCTTCGCGGCATGCCGCTGCGCTTCTTCCTTGCCGGCACCGCCCCTGGGCACGACTCCCAGGCTGCCGCCGACCGGTTGCGCGACGCACTGCTCGAGCTCGACCACGGAAGAGACATCGAGATATCCACGGCACGCTCGACCTGGCCTCGGGTCGACGAGATCGCCGATTCGGCGGTGTGGATCGGCGGATCCCTCCACGGACGCATCGTCGCGCAGGTCTACCGCGTCCCGCGGGCCAGTCTCGCCAAGGGAAAGGTGGATGCCTACGCCGAGACGTGGGACGCCGACATGCCGTCGGGGGTCACCCCCCAGACCCTCGACGCGGCCGTGACGCATGCGCTCGGGTCCGCCACGCACGGCGACGTGGACGACCTCGCGGAGCGCGCTGAGCGCAGCATCCGCGATGGCCTCGACGCCGTCCTCGCCGGGCAGGCGCGCAGCCGCGATGACCGCATGCGCGAACTCCTCGCGATCCGGGCCGCCGAGGCGGCCGATCTGCACTCATGGAGTGCGCAGCTCGAGACGGCGTACGCGCACACGAAGACCGAGTACGTCAAGGCCTCGGCTGATCGCGATGCGCTGCGCAAGGAGCTGGACGCCGTTCACGAAGAGGCGCCCGCGGAGCCACCCTCGTCGATCGTGGGAAAGCTCAGCCGCGCCTACTCCTCGGTGCGGCGCAAGGACTGA
- a CDS encoding glycosyltransferase yields MSQIRELTRLARRFPPLSRVLETGDPRRRARRLIDSGLIDPALYARQLGVPRVTVEEAAAHYTTIGYREDYTINALLDPRTIAGALMRTNRPVLFDYVNSRAWHAHVSRVWDVAKYREEHPESLDHRGGPVGHLWERLQASSDSQLRTLGGGPRELPWREVYRTLSDAYAEAAAARREKQRRLPRSHTNDLIERGVAWPAREPRPLVSIIMPVWNRPMALRRAIESVLAQDWVEWELLIVDDGSWDDTVLVARTIAARDDRVRVLERPHGGVCRARNAGIDAARGSLIAFLDSDNAWEPTFLSDMMNGMRHVGAEAAFATIELHNAGTVRYRDQDVDHDSLRLGNSIDLNTLIVTRGVIDRVGGFDPTLARAVDYDLILRIAEGHRIHHIDTIGAVYDDSEDADDRISTTEPLGWNTLVRLRHDGVLQAMAEPTALLEGTDVFVMVHGDELQLADKIDDLIDLIEDESVGMTIVTIGCDAGRQSLADVAAIGRPSMARRSFDGDEPFAYVVDSCLAAATRTKVVFIDPTARASAETVRLLAAEVGSDVPVALPVNIGPDGTLQGTGAALARTGSIPALLLADHPVEDWGTEDADVPLASGRSFAADTSAVRAVGGLDPLLFNDFELESLSLKLIRANSSAAIRVVASAQLWHPVPATPFSRTDPKGNSRAIRALSSGVVVPTVQTVYGPRGFDVVHWEAAEARGEGGDREPQPRPHAVLARRHAPVEVDGETLPRLRWAIKIAAPAGPRGEAWGDLHFARALARALSELGQEAVIDHREAHHRSTSYLDDVELVIRGLDKYEPRGTATSMLWVISHPDMVKRAEAEPYDAVFAASIPWAKRISQQWGLDVEPLLQCTDPSLFSPHGDPRTDDLVFVGNSRWVPRPAVVEPIRNGIDLKVYGADWGPFIPEESVTAPHIDNREVGRLYESASVVLNDHWNDMKREGFISNRLFDVVASGGRALSDPVEGIEEIFGGSVAVFPSSGDLVPMIRSGVDSLFPDDEELARLGARIREEHSFLARARVLLARALAVRAR; encoded by the coding sequence ATGAGTCAGATCCGCGAACTCACACGACTCGCGCGAAGGTTCCCGCCCCTGAGCCGGGTGCTCGAGACCGGTGATCCGCGTCGCCGCGCGCGACGTCTCATCGACTCCGGACTGATCGACCCCGCCCTGTACGCGCGCCAGCTCGGCGTGCCGAGAGTCACGGTGGAGGAGGCGGCTGCGCACTACACGACGATCGGGTACCGCGAGGATTACACGATCAACGCTCTGCTCGATCCGCGCACGATCGCCGGCGCCCTGATGCGGACGAACCGGCCCGTCCTGTTCGACTATGTGAACTCGCGCGCGTGGCACGCCCACGTGAGCCGGGTCTGGGATGTCGCGAAGTATCGCGAGGAGCACCCCGAGTCGCTGGACCATCGCGGCGGACCGGTGGGTCACCTGTGGGAACGCCTCCAGGCAAGCTCGGACTCGCAGCTGCGGACGCTCGGCGGTGGGCCGCGCGAGCTGCCGTGGCGCGAGGTCTACCGGACGCTCTCGGACGCATACGCCGAAGCCGCAGCGGCCCGCCGGGAGAAGCAGCGCCGCCTGCCGCGCTCTCACACGAACGACCTCATCGAACGTGGTGTCGCATGGCCGGCGCGGGAGCCGCGACCACTCGTATCGATCATCATGCCGGTCTGGAACCGGCCGATGGCCCTGCGCCGTGCAATCGAGTCGGTGCTGGCCCAGGATTGGGTCGAGTGGGAGCTCCTCATCGTCGACGACGGTTCGTGGGACGACACGGTGCTCGTCGCCAGGACGATCGCAGCGCGTGACGATCGCGTCCGCGTGCTCGAGCGGCCCCACGGTGGCGTCTGCCGCGCACGCAACGCCGGGATCGACGCCGCCCGCGGCAGCCTGATCGCGTTCCTCGACAGCGACAACGCGTGGGAGCCGACCTTCCTCAGCGACATGATGAACGGCATGCGTCACGTCGGCGCGGAAGCGGCGTTCGCGACGATCGAACTGCACAACGCCGGCACGGTGCGCTACCGCGACCAGGACGTCGATCATGACTCCCTCCGCCTGGGCAACTCCATCGACCTCAACACGCTCATCGTCACGCGCGGCGTCATCGACCGCGTAGGCGGCTTCGACCCGACGCTGGCGAGGGCCGTCGACTACGACCTGATCCTCCGCATCGCGGAGGGGCACCGCATCCATCACATCGACACGATCGGAGCGGTCTACGACGATTCCGAGGACGCGGACGACCGCATCTCGACGACGGAGCCGTTGGGGTGGAACACGCTGGTACGCCTGCGACACGACGGCGTTCTGCAGGCGATGGCCGAGCCGACAGCACTGCTCGAGGGCACCGACGTGTTCGTGATGGTCCACGGCGATGAGCTTCAGCTCGCCGACAAGATCGACGACCTCATCGACCTGATCGAGGATGAATCGGTCGGTATGACGATCGTGACGATCGGATGCGACGCCGGCCGTCAGTCCCTCGCCGACGTCGCGGCGATCGGGCGGCCGTCGATGGCCCGTCGATCTTTCGACGGCGACGAGCCCTTCGCCTACGTCGTGGACAGCTGCCTGGCAGCCGCGACGCGGACGAAGGTGGTGTTCATCGACCCCACCGCTCGGGCGTCGGCCGAGACCGTTCGCCTTCTCGCGGCCGAGGTCGGATCGGACGTGCCGGTAGCGCTGCCGGTGAACATCGGCCCTGACGGCACTCTGCAGGGAACCGGCGCCGCGCTGGCGCGGACCGGTTCGATCCCCGCCCTGCTCCTCGCTGACCACCCTGTGGAGGACTGGGGCACCGAGGACGCCGACGTGCCCCTCGCCTCGGGTCGAAGCTTCGCGGCCGACACCTCGGCAGTGCGCGCCGTCGGCGGGCTCGACCCGCTGCTGTTCAACGACTTCGAGCTGGAGTCCCTCAGCCTCAAGCTGATCCGCGCGAACAGCTCGGCCGCGATCCGTGTGGTGGCGTCGGCGCAGCTGTGGCATCCCGTACCGGCCACACCGTTTTCGAGAACCGATCCGAAGGGCAACAGCCGCGCCATCCGTGCTCTCTCGTCCGGTGTGGTCGTCCCGACCGTCCAGACCGTCTACGGTCCGCGCGGCTTCGACGTCGTGCACTGGGAGGCCGCCGAGGCCCGCGGAGAAGGCGGTGATCGCGAGCCGCAGCCCCGGCCCCATGCCGTCCTGGCGCGGCGCCACGCCCCCGTCGAGGTCGACGGAGAAACCCTCCCGAGACTTCGCTGGGCGATCAAGATCGCGGCGCCTGCCGGCCCGAGGGGCGAGGCATGGGGTGACCTCCACTTCGCGCGCGCTCTCGCACGGGCACTGTCGGAGCTCGGCCAGGAGGCGGTGATCGACCACCGTGAGGCGCACCATCGCTCGACCTCGTACCTGGATGACGTCGAGCTGGTGATACGGGGGCTCGACAAGTACGAGCCCCGTGGCACGGCGACGAGCATGCTCTGGGTGATCAGCCATCCCGACATGGTCAAGCGCGCCGAAGCCGAGCCGTACGACGCGGTGTTCGCTGCGTCGATCCCCTGGGCCAAGCGCATCTCGCAGCAGTGGGGGCTCGACGTGGAGCCGCTGCTGCAGTGCACGGATCCGAGTCTGTTCTCTCCCCACGGCGACCCGCGCACGGACGATCTGGTCTTCGTCGGCAACAGCCGCTGGGTGCCTAGGCCGGCGGTGGTCGAGCCCATCCGCAACGGCATCGACCTCAAGGTCTACGGCGCCGACTGGGGACCCTTCATCCCCGAAGAGTCGGTGACAGCACCGCACATCGACAACCGCGAGGTCGGTCGCCTCTACGAGAGCGCATCCGTCGTGCTCAACGATCATTGGAACGACATGAAGCGCGAGGGGTTCATCTCCAACCGCCTCTTCGATGTCGTGGCGTCGGGCGGTCGGGCCCTCAGCGATCCGGTCGAGGGCATCGAGGAGATCTTCGGCGGAAGTGTCGCCGTCTTCCCGAGCAGCGGCGATCTGGTTCCCATGATCCGCAGCGGCGTGGACTCGCTCTTCCCCGACGATGAGGAGCTCGCCAGACTGGGCGCCCGCATCCGAGAAGAGCACTCCTTCCTCGCACGCGCTCGGGTGCTGCTCGCGCGCGCGCTCGCTGTCCGCGCCCGATGA
- a CDS encoding rhamnan synthesis F family protein: MAADAGPSGAAAVSGAEAAASPVVPRRLAIIAHYDPRGKAAPHFLRLLDQIGGSFSDVVVASTAALDDEAIAAIEARATLVRRPNVGHDFGSWRDVLEAHGFGADFDEVLLTNDSYVGYLRPLDQMIREMHKQPVEVWGMTKSHRHGEHIQSYFLYFTAAALHSQTFERFWAELRPAHSRDQAIVDQEIGVSRALLQSGFRLGSYFTPTTLERRLATVRGVHWLRHRQRTFPTRFDNFEDSFFRARKFMDPAMADNLNWSAAFADAVFDRARLPVVKFDTLRYDPYFLDAGHFLNELERAFPAAFSGVRQFLEETKPYYGRRRFENYGDTKLMLPTRALVGYGNRHPISTAQRAKETS; this comes from the coding sequence GTGGCGGCCGATGCCGGCCCTTCAGGAGCCGCAGCGGTGAGCGGCGCCGAGGCAGCCGCCTCGCCGGTGGTTCCGCGGCGTCTCGCGATCATCGCCCACTACGACCCCCGCGGCAAGGCGGCACCGCACTTCCTGCGTCTGCTGGATCAGATCGGCGGCTCGTTCTCGGATGTCGTGGTCGCGTCGACCGCAGCACTCGATGACGAGGCGATCGCGGCCATCGAAGCGCGGGCGACCCTGGTCCGCCGCCCTAATGTGGGTCACGACTTCGGCTCATGGCGGGATGTGCTCGAGGCGCACGGGTTCGGTGCAGACTTCGATGAAGTCCTGCTGACCAACGACTCGTACGTCGGCTACCTGCGCCCGCTCGACCAGATGATCCGCGAGATGCACAAGCAGCCCGTCGAGGTGTGGGGCATGACGAAGTCCCACCGGCATGGCGAGCACATCCAGAGCTACTTCCTGTACTTCACCGCGGCCGCGCTCCACTCCCAGACCTTCGAGCGCTTCTGGGCGGAGCTGCGACCCGCCCACAGTCGGGACCAGGCGATCGTCGATCAGGAGATCGGCGTCAGCAGAGCCCTGCTGCAATCGGGCTTCCGGCTCGGCTCGTACTTCACCCCCACGACGCTGGAACGCCGGCTCGCCACCGTCCGGGGCGTCCATTGGCTCCGGCATCGCCAGCGCACATTCCCCACTCGTTTCGACAACTTCGAGGACTCGTTCTTCCGCGCCCGCAAGTTCATGGATCCTGCGATGGCAGACAACCTCAACTGGTCGGCGGCGTTCGCCGACGCGGTCTTCGACCGTGCCCGGCTGCCGGTCGTCAAGTTCGACACTCTCCGCTACGACCCGTACTTCCTCGACGCCGGGCACTTTCTGAACGAGCTGGAGCGCGCTTTCCCCGCCGCCTTCTCGGGGGTGCGCCAGTTCCTGGAGGAGACGAAGCCGTATTACGGAAGGCGCCGCTTCGAGAACTACGGCGACACCAAGCTGATGCTGCCCACTAGAGCCCTCGTGGGCTACGGCAACCGGCATCCGATATCCACGGCACAGCGCGCGAAAGAGACGTCATGA